From Ostrinia nubilalis chromosome 9, ilOstNubi1.1, whole genome shotgun sequence, one genomic window encodes:
- the LOC135074608 gene encoding nucleolin, whose translation MRSLFLLAALCCLVLSAYASPIVRQEEDNKEVGRQAAAPAAPAASADDDDDDDDDDEDDDVDIEDALSADDDDDDDDDDDEDEEESDDDDDEDYLERFFDDILGGEDDDDDDDEPAAVQPVVAPADTVAAAPAVEEVAAAGEEAEAAEPEAAAEGEEAEPVQKEPVSAETEAAAAAADVAAADNEADDDDDDDEDITDALDEDDDEEDEEEEDDDDEDDVTDVLGRNNSHKHARALSEATTKKPPVPAIYIVKYNRFVDNILEKMNEILRKSYDPVSVKLQPIDASKKSTKPKKSSTKNNKKKSHKKKNTPRTGDSKKDKAPEIAQAEKEKFEEKPKIEENNVTEKLIENASESRAKKEKAESTKAKPTTIRTKPTKATKPKPKPPTKNKKPVNSNKIKTNESKNKPRAKGTLYGLSSLRRVGDVAVNIMSNRTMVKSKFAVGPLILRVEKEVGRGAKKELKSATATTAEMTGKISLMVNNQGVATLHSIKVLQPKQVRVDSNHERTRELVWKRSARIAHVVSEKLFAASRPMFQTVVHQ comes from the exons ATGAGGTCGTTATTCTTGTTAGCGGCTCTGTGCTGCTTAGTTTTGTCGGCGTACGCGAGCCCTATCGTCCGACAGGAGGAGGATAATAAGGAGGTGGGCAGGCAGGCAGCAGCGCCCGCCGCGCCTGCTGCCTCCGCGGATgatgacgacgacgacgacgatgatGACGAGGATGATGACGTAGACATCGAAGACGCTTTATCAG CAgatgacgacgacgacgacgacgacgacgacgatgaaGACGAAGAGgagtctgatgatgatgatgacgaggaCTACTTGGAGAGGTTCTTTGATGACATCTTAGGAG GGGAAGAcgatgatgacgatgacgatgagcCCGCTGCCGTCCAGCCGGTCGTCGCGCCAGCTGATACTGTTGCTGCTGCGCCCGCGGTCGAAGAAGTCGCCGCCGCAGGAGAAGAAGCCGAAGCCGCTGAACCCGAGGCTGCCGCAGAAGGCGAAGAAGCCGAGCCCGTACAAAAGGAGCCCGTGAGCGCCGAGACcgaggccgccgccgccgccgccgatgTGGCAGCCGCCGACAACGAGgccgacgacgacgacgacgacgacgaggaCATCACCGACGCGCTCGACGAGGACGACGACGAGGAGGACGAGGAGGAGGAGGACGACGACGACGAAGACGACGTGACCGACGTGCTCGGCAGGAACAACTCCCACAAGCACGCAC GCGCGTTGAGCGAGGCGACCACTAAGAAGCCGCCTGTGCCAGCCATCTACATAGTGAAGTACAACCGCTTCGTGGACAACATTCTAGAGAAGATGAACGAAATCCTGAGGAAGTCGTATGATCCCGTCAGTGTGAAGTTGCAGCCGATCGATGCTAGCAAGAAGAGCACCAAGCCCAAGAAAAGCAGCACTAAGAACAACAAAAA GAAATCTCACAAGAAGAAGAACACCCCTCGCACCGGAGACAGCAAAAAAGATAAAGCACCCGAAATCGCACAAGCCGAAAAAGAAAAATTCGAAGAGAAACCTAAAATCGAAGAGAACAACGTTACCGAGAAACTGATCGAAAACGCATCCGAATCAAGAGCCAAGAAAGAAAAGGCTGAAAGCACTAAAGCTAAGCCAACGACTATTCGAACGAAACCGACTAAGGCTACTAAGCCGAAACCAAAACCCCCGACGAAGAACAAGAAGCCAGTGAACAGTAATAAGATTAAGACGAACGAAAGCAAGAACAAGCCTCGTGCCAAAGGAACTTTGTACGGTCTGTCGTCGCTAAGAAGAGTTGGAGACGTTGCTGTGAACATCATGTCGAACAGGACCATGGTGAAGAGCAAGTTCGCCGTGGGACCACTCATTCTGAGAGTCGAGAAGGAG GTTGGCCGCGGCGCTAAGAAAGAGCTGAAGTCCGCGACTGCCACTACAGCGGAGATGACTGGCAAAATTAGCCTGATGGTTAATAACCAGGGCGTCGCTACCCTGCACTCTATCAAGGTTCTTCAGCCAAAACAG GTCCGCGTAGACAGCAACCATGAAAGGACCCGCGAGCTCGTATGGAAGCGAAGCGCGAGGATCGCTCACGTGGTCTCCGAAAAACTCTTCGCTGCCTCCAGACCTATGTTCCAAACCGTCGTCCATCAGTAG